The Urbifossiella limnaea nucleotide sequence TGAAGAACTACGTCATCCTGGAGCCGATCAAGGTCGACTCCGCGACCGAGTTCGAGTTCCGCAAGAGGCTCCGCGAGAAGAAGGTCAAGACGCAACTCGTCAAGAACACGTTCCTGAAGAAGGTGTTCGGCGAGAACGGCATCGCCATCGACGGCCTGTCCGGGCCGACGCTCCTGTGCTGGGGTGCCGAGAGCATCAAGGAACTGAGCAACGCCGTCGACGGCGTCGTCAAGGACTTGAAGAAGGACCCGAAGGCGCCGGACAAGTTCAAAGAGAAGACCGCCGTGGCCGACGGCCAGC carries:
- the rplJ gene encoding 50S ribosomal protein L10, with the translated sequence MSKKIKELELAALRKTFAGVKNYVILEPIKVDSATEFEFRKRLREKKVKTQLVKNTFLKKVFGENGIAIDGLSGPTLLCWGAESIKELSNAVDGVVKDLKKDPKAPDKFKEKTAVADGQPVTMAIAKTMPTRLEAIGDVLNAVLSAGGNIAAALTGPATQLAGILKAIEEKAADAPADAPAPPAA